The following are encoded in a window of Mycobacterium vicinigordonae genomic DNA:
- a CDS encoding response regulator: MVGAVTPEKVRVVVGDDHPLFREGVVRALSLSGSVSVVGEADDGAGALELIKEHRPDVALLDYRMPGMDGAQVAAAVRNNDLPTRVLLISAHDEAAIVYQALQQGAAGFLLKDSTRTEIVKAVLDCAQGRDVVAPSLVGGLAGEIRQRAAPNTPVLSAREREVLQRISRGQSIPAIAAELYVAPSTVKTHVQRLYEKLGVSDRAAAVAEAMRQRLLD; encoded by the coding sequence ATGGTCGGCGCTGTGACGCCCGAAAAGGTGCGCGTGGTGGTCGGCGATGATCACCCGCTATTCCGCGAGGGCGTGGTGCGCGCGCTGTCGTTGAGTGGCTCGGTGAGCGTCGTCGGCGAAGCGGATGATGGCGCGGGCGCCCTCGAGCTGATCAAGGAACACCGACCCGACGTCGCGCTGCTGGACTACCGCATGCCCGGGATGGACGGAGCGCAGGTGGCCGCGGCGGTGCGCAACAACGACCTGCCGACCCGGGTGCTGCTGATTTCGGCGCACGACGAAGCCGCGATCGTGTATCAGGCGCTGCAACAGGGTGCGGCCGGATTTCTGCTCAAGGACTCCACTCGCACCGAGATCGTCAAAGCGGTGCTCGATTGCGCGCAGGGCCGCGATGTAGTAGCGCCCTCGCTGGTCGGCGGGCTGGCCGGCGAGATCCGGCAGCGCGCCGCACCAAACACTCCGGTGCTCAGCGCGCGCGAACGCGAAGTGCTGCAACGCATTTCCCGCGGCCAGAGCATCCCCGCGATTGCCGCCGAGCTGTATGTGGCGCCGTCGACGGTCAAGACGCACGTGCAACGCCTCTACGAGAAGCTCGGTGTCAGCGACCGCGCCGCTGCTGTTGCTGAGGCGATGCGCCAGCGGCTGCTGGACTAG
- a CDS encoding sensor histidine kinase, protein MERVRRVHALRSYRVVAVLRIGVLAFVVGAMVLASPRSEWGGQTTLVVFYALACVSALILAFAPFARFGWNRFGDVSPMEPVAFIAIDVVVLTALQMLSSDGIYPLLIMILLPVLVGVDMSTRRAALLLACTVVGFAFAGIQDHLQKRAIGWPDTGFLFGFYAFLCVAALVMVRIEERHVRSVAGLCTLREELLAQTMTASEELQRQISEAIHDGPLQDVLVARQELVELSLDDPDDERVSRALSGLHSASERLRQATFELHPAVLEQVGLGAAVEQLAGFTAKRSGIEVSTDIDYPVRNEIDPIVFAAARELLSNVVRHSGAVHASVSLRVADGVCVLEVSDDGVGVSGDTMARRLGEGHIGLASHRARVDAAGGTFVFLDAPPGTHVRVRLPLRTGG, encoded by the coding sequence ATGGAGCGCGTGCGCAGGGTTCATGCGCTGCGCTCCTACCGTGTGGTCGCCGTGCTGCGGATCGGTGTTCTGGCCTTCGTTGTGGGCGCCATGGTGCTGGCCAGCCCGCGGTCCGAATGGGGCGGGCAGACAACGCTGGTCGTCTTCTATGCACTCGCCTGCGTCAGCGCGCTGATCCTGGCGTTCGCGCCGTTTGCGCGCTTCGGGTGGAACCGCTTCGGCGACGTGAGCCCGATGGAGCCAGTCGCCTTCATCGCGATCGACGTTGTCGTATTGACCGCCCTGCAGATGCTGTCCAGTGATGGGATTTATCCGCTGCTGATCATGATCCTGTTGCCGGTGCTGGTCGGGGTGGACATGTCCACACGCCGGGCAGCACTGTTGCTGGCTTGCACCGTGGTCGGGTTCGCCTTCGCCGGGATACAGGACCATCTGCAAAAGCGGGCGATCGGCTGGCCGGATACCGGGTTCCTGTTCGGGTTCTATGCGTTTCTATGCGTGGCGGCGTTGGTGATGGTGCGCATCGAGGAACGGCATGTCCGCTCGGTGGCAGGGCTGTGTACGTTGCGTGAGGAGTTGCTGGCGCAGACGATGACGGCGTCGGAGGAGTTGCAGCGTCAGATCTCGGAGGCCATTCACGATGGGCCGTTGCAGGACGTGCTGGTCGCGCGTCAGGAGTTGGTGGAGTTGTCCTTGGATGATCCCGATGACGAGCGGGTGAGTCGTGCTTTGTCGGGTCTGCACAGTGCCTCGGAGCGGTTGCGGCAGGCCACGTTCGAGCTGCATCCGGCGGTTCTTGAGCAGGTTGGGTTGGGTGCTGCGGTGGAGCAGTTGGCGGGGTTCACGGCCAAGCGCTCGGGTATCGAGGTGAGTACCGATATTGACTATCCGGTGCGAAACGAGATCGACCCGATCGTGTTCGCGGCGGCGCGGGAGTTGTTGTCGAATGTGGTGCGTCATTCCGGGGCTGTGCATGCTTCGGTGAGTTTGCGTGTCGCTGATGGGGTTTGTGTGCTGGAGGTCTCTGATGACGGTGTGGGTGTCAGCGGGGACACGATGGCGCGGCGGTTGGGGGAGGGGCATATCGGGTTGGCTTCGCACCGGGCCCGGGTCGACGCCGCGGGCGGCACCTTCGTCTTCCTGGACGCGCCCCCGGGCACGCACGTCCGTGTGCGACTGCCGTTGCGGACCGGCGGCTAG